The following proteins are encoded in a genomic region of Paenibacillus sp. FSL R7-0273:
- a CDS encoding histidine--tRNA ligase: MQNIKGTYDFFGAEQAARQKVQTVLRRLFGLYDYEPMETTMLNELELLASKYAGGDEILREMYQLTDQGGRTLGLRYDLTIPFAKVLTLNPGISMPFKRYEIGKVFRDGPVKKGRLREFLQCDADVAGIAGPQAEAELMQLAADVFRQLDIPVVLKWNNRRFLGEILSSAGVPVQDSLSVMLTLDKLAKIGIPGVLSELQAKGLSGAAVESIARLLETDNTDFSSLTDSYKLTGQPGALEVQALQQLIAATGLSAICVFDPFLSRGLSFYTGTVYEIFDATGSYTSSLGGGGRYDNIIGRLVGRDDLNVPTVGISFGMESIMALLLERPAREEYSGVLLIPVGETMPLALSAAAGLRNAGIRVSVDTGTRKLKKVLAAASARGIRYCLLIGESEAALGKLRLKDMKEQTERLVTAEEAQRIISA; this comes from the coding sequence ATGCAAAATATTAAAGGAACCTATGATTTTTTTGGAGCAGAGCAGGCGGCCAGACAAAAGGTCCAGACTGTGCTGCGCAGGCTGTTCGGGCTGTATGATTATGAGCCGATGGAGACGACTATGCTGAATGAGCTGGAGCTGCTGGCCTCCAAATATGCGGGCGGGGACGAGATCCTCCGGGAAATGTACCAGCTGACCGATCAGGGCGGACGCACACTGGGATTGCGTTATGATCTGACCATCCCGTTCGCCAAGGTGCTCACGCTGAATCCTGGCATCAGCATGCCGTTCAAGCGTTATGAGATCGGCAAGGTATTCCGCGACGGTCCCGTCAAAAAGGGCCGTCTGCGCGAGTTCCTGCAATGCGATGCTGATGTGGCCGGCATTGCCGGTCCGCAGGCGGAAGCCGAGCTGATGCAGCTGGCCGCAGATGTGTTCCGGCAGCTGGATATTCCTGTGGTGCTCAAATGGAACAACCGCCGTTTCCTGGGGGAGATTCTGTCCTCAGCCGGCGTGCCTGTGCAGGACAGCCTGTCCGTAATGCTTACACTGGACAAGCTGGCCAAAATCGGCATTCCCGGTGTGCTGTCTGAGCTGCAGGCTAAGGGGCTCAGTGGAGCCGCGGTTGAGTCCATTGCCCGGCTGCTGGAGACTGACAACACAGACTTTAGCAGTCTGACAGACAGCTATAAGCTCACCGGGCAGCCGGGAGCTCTTGAAGTACAGGCGCTGCAGCAGCTGATTGCTGCCACCGGACTGTCTGCCATCTGCGTCTTCGACCCGTTCCTCTCACGCGGCCTGTCCTTTTACACCGGAACGGTATATGAAATCTTTGATGCAACCGGCAGCTATACCTCAAGTCTTGGCGGCGGCGGACGGTATGATAACATCATCGGCAGGCTGGTGGGGCGGGATGATCTGAATGTCCCGACCGTTGGCATTTCCTTTGGCATGGAGTCGATCATGGCACTGCTGCTTGAGCGTCCCGCCCGGGAGGAATATTCGGGCGTGCTGCTTATTCCTGTCGGTGAGACGATGCCCCTGGCACTGTCAGCCGCTGCCGGGCTGCGGAATGCAGGCATCCGGGTCAGTGTGGACACCGGCACGCGTAAGCTCAAAAAAGTACTGGCCGCCGCCTCGGCCCGGGGCATCCGGTATTGCCTCCTGATCGGAGAAAGCGAAGCTGCGCTTGGCAAGCTCCGGCTTAAGGATATGAAGGAGCAGACTGAGCGGCTGGTTACAGCGGAGGAGGCACAGCGGATTATTTCCGCCTGA
- a CDS encoding stalk domain-containing protein produces MKRLSKLILCAAITMSGFTAFPVQQAQAAAAGSVTIMLDGYPLPFPVSPAVMSGTTMVPFRAISEALGIKVEWNQTAKKITATSTGASGSKVVTLTLGSTTATVDGAAVKLAVAPQNIRGTTMIPLSFFGQQFGAGVSWNQATKTVSITSPQRDLYTLGFYAQKSYGEVSLIQSFDAVHFGWSRLDRSGQFTTSSTDFWWPKADGDVTPESIVQNAAAGGTAPYLMVYSGDKELELTKNLEDPALQQQTISSIVSLATEKGFQGIGLDLEGLGLTGDKQLVQSQFNTFVKNLAAVARPAGLKLTVILPPLNGSYKGYDYKTLASLADDLVIMAYAYEDESRPEPLALVDQGIRLALEQVSRDKLILGISVYSENETSVNAKIGLAKRYGLKGIAIWRLGLIGQPVWNEMSKSVEL; encoded by the coding sequence ATGAAAAGACTGAGCAAGCTGATATTATGCGCTGCGATAACGATGAGCGGCTTTACTGCTTTTCCTGTACAGCAGGCACAAGCTGCTGCCGCAGGCAGCGTGACCATTATGCTGGACGGTTATCCGCTGCCCTTTCCCGTGTCACCGGCCGTAATGAGCGGAACAACAATGGTACCGTTCCGGGCCATTTCCGAAGCACTCGGCATTAAGGTGGAGTGGAACCAGACAGCCAAGAAAATTACAGCTACCAGCACCGGAGCCTCAGGCTCCAAGGTGGTCACTCTCACTTTAGGCAGTACAACGGCAACAGTAGACGGTGCAGCAGTTAAGCTGGCTGTAGCACCGCAGAATATCCGCGGCACGACGATGATCCCGCTCAGCTTCTTCGGCCAGCAGTTCGGAGCCGGGGTGAGCTGGAATCAGGCTACAAAGACTGTATCCATCACTTCGCCCCAAAGAGACCTGTATACACTCGGCTTCTATGCCCAGAAATCCTACGGTGAGGTGTCGCTGATTCAGAGCTTCGATGCTGTTCATTTCGGCTGGAGCCGGCTTGACCGCAGCGGCCAGTTTACGACAAGCAGTACGGATTTCTGGTGGCCGAAGGCTGACGGTGATGTGACGCCGGAGTCGATTGTCCAGAACGCCGCAGCCGGAGGCACGGCCCCTTATCTGATGGTCTATTCGGGAGATAAGGAGCTTGAGCTGACGAAGAACCTGGAGGACCCGGCATTGCAGCAGCAGACCATCTCGAGCATCGTGTCGCTGGCAACGGAGAAGGGCTTCCAGGGCATCGGGCTTGATCTGGAGGGACTGGGGCTGACCGGTGATAAGCAGCTGGTGCAGAGCCAGTTCAATACATTCGTGAAGAACTTGGCGGCGGTGGCCCGTCCGGCAGGACTCAAGCTGACGGTCATTCTGCCGCCGCTGAACGGCTCTTATAAGGGGTATGATTACAAGACGCTGGCATCGCTGGCTGATGATCTGGTCATAATGGCGTATGCCTATGAAGATGAATCCAGACCGGAGCCGCTGGCTTTGGTTGATCAGGGAATCCGCCTGGCGCTGGAGCAGGTCAGCAGGGACAAGCTGATTCTCGGCATCTCGGTATACAGTGAGAACGAGACCTCTGTTAATGCAAAGATCGGCCTGGCGAAGCGTTACGGGCTGAAGGGCATCGCCATCTGGCGTCTGGGCCTGATCGGCCAGCCGGTATGGAACGAAATGAGTAAATCCGTGGAATTATAA
- a CDS encoding helix-turn-helix transcriptional regulator, with the protein MVEISLKEEQLPGSLQVKQLQESFLLDLIREDWLSTEQARARLRQLKLPQLAAEGLRLRFAAAELKLPPEELSPASRRRQHAAGMEFQLACREAAAGWKHIYPFASEANPLQLFFLIPAKEGAEHTDRAGRFMEELERRLGSSLKYACTVTAGVELKGLKRLKNAFVSCLCALGRSSLAETQQVEGSWAVSAVTWLSADEERRLLHLIGTADTFAFGQELDALFEAGRQEAPLSDLHLYQGLRVLHLLAVTAGKFAFRGTALSKYVWNSHSTLAACTNAPELKAQLSALALLVMEEVRLARQSPERALAEALRRYIERNYGWELQPALAARLFGMEEDSLLRHFKQHVGMQLADYAVKIRMGRAEQLLPDASLKLNDLALLVGYDSPGHFVSAFKKYSGRSPKEYRERYQRSR; encoded by the coding sequence ATGGTAGAAATCTCACTTAAAGAAGAGCAGCTGCCGGGAAGCTTACAGGTGAAGCAGCTGCAGGAGAGCTTTTTGCTGGATTTGATCCGGGAGGATTGGCTAAGTACGGAGCAGGCCAGAGCCCGGCTTCGCCAGCTCAAGCTCCCCCAGCTGGCTGCCGAGGGCCTCAGGCTGCGCTTTGCCGCGGCTGAGCTGAAGCTGCCCCCGGAGGAGCTGTCTCCCGCCTCCAGACGCAGACAGCATGCCGCGGGGATGGAGTTTCAGCTTGCCTGCCGGGAGGCGGCAGCAGGCTGGAAGCATATTTATCCGTTTGCCAGTGAAGCGAATCCGCTGCAGCTTTTTTTTCTGATCCCTGCCAAGGAAGGGGCGGAGCATACGGACCGCGCCGGACGGTTTATGGAAGAGCTGGAGCGGAGGCTGGGCTCCAGCCTGAAATACGCATGTACGGTTACAGCAGGTGTTGAGCTCAAGGGCCTGAAGCGGCTGAAAAATGCATTTGTCTCCTGCCTGTGTGCCCTCGGCAGGAGCAGCCTGGCGGAGACGCAGCAGGTAGAAGGCAGCTGGGCTGTCTCCGCCGTGACCTGGCTGTCCGCAGATGAGGAACGCCGGCTGCTGCACCTGATAGGGACTGCGGATACCTTCGCCTTCGGGCAGGAGCTGGATGCGCTGTTTGAAGCAGGCAGGCAGGAAGCGCCGCTGTCAGACTTGCATTTGTATCAGGGGCTGCGGGTTCTGCATCTGCTGGCCGTTACTGCCGGAAAGTTCGCCTTCCGGGGGACTGCCTTGTCCAAATATGTGTGGAACAGCCACAGCACGCTTGCAGCCTGTACGAATGCGCCGGAGCTGAAAGCTCAGCTGTCAGCGCTGGCCCTGCTTGTCATGGAGGAAGTGAGGCTGGCCCGCCAGTCCCCGGAAAGAGCACTTGCCGAGGCGCTCAGAAGATATATAGAACGAAATTACGGCTGGGAGCTCCAGCCTGCATTAGCAGCCCGGCTCTTCGGGATGGAGGAGGACAGTCTGCTGAGGCATTTCAAACAGCATGTCGGCATGCAGCTTGCTGACTATGCCGTCAAGATCAGAATGGGCAGAGCGGAGCAGCTGCTGCCGGACGCCAGCCTGAAGCTTAACGATCTGGCCCTGCTCGTCGGTTATGACAGCCCGGGTCATTTCGTGAGCGCCTTCAAGAAATACAGCGGCAGAAGCCCGAAGGAATACCGTGAGCGGTACCAGAGAAGCCGCTAA
- a CDS encoding radical SAM protein, with the protein MSMSIKYKALELDKPLTYELEGLEVGVTSNCNFRCDYCCAYNRNDGEAINGKEVIRILEELPGLKRVRLSGGEVTLKFQDCVEIVSYCSSRGIQTQLNSNGSLLNAERIEQLVKAGLTTIHISFNFTTAEGFSKYYNIHPTVYEKIRENITLFAKTDVNVVLETLLFDQTQDNMQEISDHVYSMGVRTHEIQNSIIMGHTGWKAIAAQENLKNAVNQLIANRKEDTTLYFTCMDRFMDRLGFEEQPGVYFPHCIEGKKQLHLHGNGDILISELCHPVIIGNIYKGTSLTEIYSNMPKPLERYLEKLPCPALDALFPAEG; encoded by the coding sequence TTGAGCATGAGCATAAAATATAAAGCACTGGAGCTTGATAAGCCGCTGACGTATGAGCTGGAGGGGCTTGAAGTAGGCGTTACCTCGAACTGCAATTTCCGCTGCGATTACTGCTGCGCCTATAATAGAAATGACGGGGAGGCCATCAACGGCAAGGAGGTTATCCGCATTCTGGAGGAGCTTCCGGGGCTGAAGCGGGTCCGTCTCTCCGGCGGTGAGGTTACGCTGAAGTTCCAGGATTGTGTGGAGATTGTGTCCTACTGCTCCTCCCGCGGCATCCAGACCCAGCTTAATTCCAACGGAAGTCTGCTGAACGCGGAGCGGATTGAACAGCTGGTGAAGGCCGGCCTGACCACGATACATATTTCATTTAACTTTACGACGGCTGAAGGCTTCTCGAAATATTACAACATCCACCCGACAGTCTACGAAAAAATCAGAGAGAACATCACCCTGTTCGCCAAAACAGACGTGAACGTTGTGCTGGAAACGCTGCTGTTCGACCAGACGCAGGATAACATGCAGGAGATCAGCGACCATGTATATTCCATGGGAGTACGGACCCACGAAATCCAAAACAGCATCATTATGGGCCATACCGGCTGGAAGGCAATTGCGGCGCAGGAGAACCTGAAGAATGCCGTGAACCAGCTGATCGCTAACCGGAAGGAGGACACCACGCTGTACTTTACCTGTATGGACCGGTTCATGGACAGACTGGGCTTTGAAGAGCAGCCGGGCGTCTACTTCCCGCACTGTATTGAAGGCAAGAAGCAGCTGCATCTGCACGGCAACGGCGATATTCTGATCTCCGAGCTGTGTCATCCGGTCATTATCGGCAACATTTATAAAGGCACCTCACTTACTGAAATCTACAGCAATATGCCGAAGCCGCTGGAGCGGTACCTGGAAAAGCTGCCTTGCCCGGCGCTGGACGCTCTTTTCCCCGCAGAGGGGTAA
- a CDS encoding MalY/PatB family protein, whose amino-acid sequence MYDFERIIDRRNTRSYKWDQSEKLFGNSNILPLWVADMDFESPPAVKEAILRRVESGIYGYSVTGESYRQAIVSWYSRRHNWELQTEWITDSPGIVTSLSLAVELFTQPGDEVILQSPVYYPFYDVINMNDRKVAKNPLILSGGRYEMDYVQLEELMQGGAKLLLLCNPHNPGGVVWKREELLRLGELCLRYGVTVISDEIHCDMIMPGHQHIPFASLSEELADITVTTLAATKTFNLPGLQTSYIVAKNPQLRRQFERKLKTLSLHMSHYFAQEAVEAAYNEGETWLDELVLHIAGNADYAISYLAEQLPEVKVMRPEATYLLWLDCSAFGLDAAGLKKLMYQEAEVAFNEGSVFGTEGKGHLRINLACPRSILAEALERFSRAAAPYLTAAK is encoded by the coding sequence ATGTATGATTTCGAACGCATAATTGACCGCCGCAATACCCGCTCCTACAAATGGGACCAGAGCGAAAAGCTGTTTGGCAACAGCAATATTCTGCCGCTGTGGGTGGCTGATATGGATTTTGAGAGCCCGCCGGCGGTGAAGGAAGCTATTCTGCGCCGGGTGGAATCCGGAATTTACGGATACAGCGTGACTGGTGAATCATACAGACAGGCGATTGTAAGCTGGTATAGCCGCCGCCATAACTGGGAGCTTCAGACGGAATGGATTACAGATTCTCCGGGAATCGTCACCTCGCTCAGCTTGGCAGTTGAGCTGTTCACACAGCCGGGGGATGAGGTGATTCTGCAATCGCCGGTCTACTATCCTTTTTATGATGTCATCAATATGAATGACCGCAAGGTAGCGAAGAATCCGCTGATCTTAAGCGGCGGACGCTATGAGATGGATTATGTCCAGCTCGAGGAGCTGATGCAGGGCGGCGCCAAGCTGCTGCTGCTGTGCAATCCGCATAACCCGGGCGGAGTCGTATGGAAGCGTGAGGAGCTGCTGCGCCTGGGCGAGCTGTGCCTGCGTTACGGCGTCACCGTCATCTCCGATGAGATTCATTGTGACATGATTATGCCCGGACATCAGCACATCCCGTTTGCCTCCTTGTCGGAGGAGCTGGCAGATATTACGGTAACCACACTGGCAGCAACCAAAACCTTTAACCTGCCGGGCCTGCAAACCTCTTATATAGTAGCCAAAAATCCGCAGCTGCGCCGCCAGTTTGAGCGCAAGCTGAAGACGCTTAGCCTGCATATGTCGCATTATTTTGCCCAGGAGGCGGTAGAGGCGGCTTATAATGAAGGGGAGACCTGGCTGGACGAGCTGGTCCTGCATATTGCCGGTAATGCTGATTATGCGATCAGCTATCTCGCAGAGCAGCTTCCTGAAGTTAAGGTTATGCGCCCGGAGGCTACCTATCTGCTCTGGCTGGACTGCTCTGCTTTCGGGCTTGATGCAGCCGGACTTAAGAAGCTGATGTACCAGGAGGCGGAGGTAGCGTTTAATGAAGGCTCCGTTTTTGGTACAGAAGGCAAAGGCCATCTGCGGATCAATCTCGCTTGTCCGCGTTCTATCCTTGCTGAGGCACTGGAGCGGTTCAGCCGGGCGGCTGCACCTTATCTTACAGCAGCCAAATAA
- a CDS encoding methyl-accepting chemotaxis protein, which produces MKIRMKLSVMMIVVTLISTAMMGVFTYNKSTGTIMDLTESAMAQVNTNKAQTIEAMIDKEKRSMQQAAGESEIIELLAREAAGELSAGDELQAEVNTRLQTQVKDAGNLEHMFVVNMQGIAVADSDTALVGTDFSERNYTINVIKTKAAVISETLKSKSTGAYVLAFAHPVMKDGEMIGFVASAVNANSIIKYLADAKVANAPSSYAYLVDETGNMLYHPDETKIGLPVENEQIKAVVEQVKTGAEVPDDNVEYLFNGVEKKAAFTVMPDTKWTLVLTGDIGEIMKPVDNMTTFIILLGIGSLLLTLLIGMIVATRISSPIIKLTELINRTAELDLKYDMQYEHLVRNKDETGTIARAMFHTRAVLRDMAGSLVNISTKVLDNAVTLEKLSVDVRENAHDNSATTEQLSAGMEETAASTQEMTAAIHEVQTNVQLISGRVREGAEVSGHITERALALQHDALESTDRAKRIYEAVRTEMEQAIEQSGAINEINVLADTILSITSQTNLLALNAAIEAARAGEAGRGFAVVAGEIRKLAEKSSETASGIHDVVKNVYTSVGLMKEHSEAVLDFIDRNVLADYERLNEVSQQYNEDASTINGLMGQFAEAADHLNETVGSIAIAVNEVAATVNEGAIGVQDIAVKTADIVEKTFHEAAMADENTQSAKELQSLVEKFKI; this is translated from the coding sequence ATGAAAATTCGGATGAAGCTATCGGTTATGATGATCGTCGTTACACTGATTTCTACAGCAATGATGGGGGTTTTCACGTATAACAAATCCACTGGCACTATAATGGACCTCACCGAATCCGCGATGGCACAGGTTAACACCAACAAAGCACAGACAATTGAGGCAATGATCGACAAAGAAAAGCGGAGCATGCAGCAGGCGGCCGGCGAATCAGAAATTATTGAGCTGCTGGCGAGGGAGGCGGCCGGTGAATTAAGCGCCGGTGATGAGCTGCAGGCTGAGGTTAATACACGGCTGCAGACACAGGTCAAGGATGCGGGTAACCTCGAGCACATGTTTGTAGTTAATATGCAGGGCATCGCGGTTGCTGACAGTGACACTGCTCTGGTGGGCACAGATTTCAGCGAACGTAATTACACGATTAACGTGATCAAGACCAAGGCGGCTGTGATCAGCGAAACACTGAAGTCCAAATCGACAGGGGCTTATGTGCTGGCTTTTGCCCATCCGGTAATGAAGGACGGTGAGATGATCGGGTTCGTCGCCTCAGCCGTCAACGCGAACAGCATTATTAAATATCTGGCGGACGCCAAGGTGGCCAATGCCCCTTCCTCCTACGCTTATCTGGTGGATGAGACCGGGAATATGCTGTATCATCCTGATGAAACCAAGATTGGCCTCCCTGTTGAAAATGAGCAGATAAAGGCTGTGGTAGAGCAGGTGAAGACCGGGGCTGAGGTTCCGGACGATAATGTGGAGTATCTTTTTAACGGAGTGGAAAAAAAGGCCGCGTTTACCGTAATGCCGGATACCAAATGGACGCTTGTGCTGACCGGTGACATCGGTGAAATCATGAAGCCTGTCGACAATATGACAACCTTTATTATCCTGCTCGGTATAGGCAGCCTGCTGCTGACGCTTCTGATCGGAATGATTGTGGCAACCCGGATATCTTCACCGATCATCAAGCTGACCGAGCTGATTAACCGTACGGCCGAGCTGGATCTGAAATATGATATGCAATATGAGCATCTGGTACGGAATAAGGACGAAACCGGTACAATTGCCAGAGCCATGTTCCACACACGTGCGGTTCTGCGCGATATGGCCGGAAGTCTGGTGAACATTTCAACCAAAGTGCTGGATAATGCGGTGACTCTGGAAAAGCTTTCGGTTGACGTGCGCGAGAACGCGCATGACAACTCGGCTACAACCGAGCAGCTGTCTGCAGGCATGGAGGAGACGGCGGCTTCCACCCAGGAGATGACGGCAGCGATCCATGAGGTGCAGACCAATGTCCAGCTGATTTCCGGCCGGGTCAGAGAAGGAGCGGAGGTGTCCGGCCACATTACAGAGCGTGCGCTTGCCCTGCAGCATGATGCCCTGGAATCGACGGACAGAGCCAAGCGGATCTACGAGGCGGTACGCACTGAAATGGAACAGGCAATCGAACAATCCGGAGCCATCAACGAGATCAACGTGCTCGCGGATACCATCCTGTCGATTACAAGCCAGACCAATCTGCTCGCGCTCAATGCGGCGATTGAAGCCGCCCGGGCGGGTGAGGCAGGACGGGGCTTCGCGGTTGTGGCCGGCGAAATCCGCAAGCTGGCCGAGAAATCCTCGGAGACCGCATCAGGCATTCACGATGTAGTCAAAAATGTCTACACCTCCGTCGGACTGATGAAGGAGCATTCGGAAGCCGTACTGGACTTTATTGACCGGAACGTGCTTGCCGACTATGAGCGGCTAAATGAAGTCAGCCAGCAGTATAACGAGGATGCTTCAACGATCAACGGGCTGATGGGACAATTTGCCGAGGCCGCCGATCATCTGAATGAAACCGTAGGCAGTATTGCCATTGCTGTGAATGAAGTGGCTGCTACTGTTAATGAAGGAGCGATCGGAGTACAGGATATTGCCGTGAAAACCGCTGACATCGTTGAGAAGACCTTCCACGAAGCAGCGATGGCGGATGAGAATACCCAAAGCGCCAAGGAGCTCCAGAGCCTGGTCGAAAAATTCAAAATATAA
- a CDS encoding nucleoside hydrolase, whose product MSTTRMIIDCDTGIDDALAILYALRTPGVVIEGITMGFGNTSVEQAAENTFRLLDLAQPDYDIPVAIGAPKALARELGGFSPHVHGENGIGGVQLPPSSRQPVKETAAEFIVKLANEHPGEFVLVTLGRLTNLALALELDPGLTGKLKKVAVMGGTIFKPGNVTPVAEANLWGDPLAADRVFTSGLPVLMVGLDVTLETLITAEHMELLKRQGKEENRAIIDFMDRSLQHYFNFYREANYIIDAAPLHDPLALMAALQPDLLTCRRMKVRVEHQGEHTCGMVVADLRAQPKVGEFIEVAVGVDARRAVGVFLSAFM is encoded by the coding sequence ATGAGCACAACCCGAATGATAATTGACTGTGATACCGGCATTGATGATGCACTTGCCATACTGTATGCGCTTCGTACCCCGGGTGTTGTAATAGAAGGAATTACTATGGGCTTTGGCAATACCAGTGTTGAACAGGCAGCAGAGAATACGTTCAGGCTGCTGGATCTCGCTCAACCGGACTACGATATTCCTGTTGCCATCGGCGCTCCCAAGGCGCTGGCCCGGGAGCTCGGCGGCTTCTCGCCCCATGTGCACGGGGAGAACGGCATTGGCGGCGTTCAGCTCCCTCCGTCTTCCCGGCAGCCGGTTAAGGAGACTGCCGCAGAATTTATCGTAAAGCTGGCAAATGAGCATCCCGGCGAATTCGTGCTGGTGACACTGGGCCGGCTGACCAATCTGGCATTGGCGCTTGAGCTTGACCCCGGGCTGACAGGCAAGCTGAAAAAGGTGGCCGTGATGGGCGGTACTATTTTCAAGCCGGGGAATGTGACACCGGTAGCCGAAGCCAATCTATGGGGAGATCCGCTGGCTGCTGACCGGGTGTTTACTTCAGGCCTGCCCGTGCTGATGGTGGGTCTGGATGTGACACTGGAGACATTGATTACTGCAGAGCATATGGAGCTGCTGAAACGCCAAGGCAAGGAAGAGAACCGGGCGATCATTGACTTTATGGACCGTTCCCTGCAGCATTATTTCAACTTTTACCGGGAGGCGAACTACATTATTGACGCAGCACCGCTGCACGATCCGCTGGCACTGATGGCTGCGCTGCAGCCGGATCTGCTGACCTGCCGGAGGATGAAGGTCCGTGTTGAGCATCAGGGGGAGCATACCTGCGGGATGGTCGTAGCCGATCTGCGGGCGCAGCCCAAGGTCGGAGAGTTCATTGAGGTGGCTGTTGGAGTGGATGCCCGGCGTGCGGTCGGTGTCTTTTTAAGCGCGTTTATGTAA
- a CDS encoding HD domain-containing protein, with the protein MNYEQIIAAAEGFAKEQLGRDTTGHDWFHTDRVRNTAALIAGMEEADVLICTIAALLHDVADEKLNTSKEAGLRKVQQWLNEHLEDAGQIRHIMLIIETMSFSGGGGSPMSTLEGECVQDADRLDALGAIGIARTMVFSGAKGRPVYDPEEAPRDESLQKEYRDYSKGTAVNHFYEKLLKLKDLMNTAYGRKLAEERHAFMLLYLEQFYKEWNQGSRKLL; encoded by the coding sequence ATGAATTATGAACAAATAATAGCTGCAGCCGAAGGCTTTGCCAAGGAACAGCTGGGCCGGGACACCACCGGACATGACTGGTTTCACACTGACCGTGTACGGAATACAGCAGCACTGATCGCCGGAATGGAAGAGGCGGATGTCCTCATCTGTACAATTGCCGCACTGCTGCATGATGTAGCCGATGAGAAGCTGAATACTTCCAAGGAAGCCGGGTTAAGGAAGGTACAGCAATGGCTTAATGAGCATTTGGAGGATGCGGGGCAGATCAGGCATATCATGCTCATTATAGAGACCATGTCCTTCAGCGGGGGCGGAGGGTCTCCCATGTCTACTCTGGAGGGGGAATGTGTACAGGATGCAGACCGGCTGGACGCCCTGGGGGCAATCGGGATTGCGCGGACAATGGTTTTCTCGGGGGCCAAGGGCCGTCCGGTATACGATCCGGAGGAGGCTCCGCGTGATGAATCACTGCAGAAGGAATACCGCGATTATTCCAAGGGGACGGCGGTTAACCATTTTTATGAGAAGCTGCTGAAGCTGAAGGACCTGATGAATACCGCCTACGGGCGCAAGCTGGCTGAAGAGCGGCATGCTTTCATGCTGCTGTATCTGGAGCAATTTTATAAAGAATGGAATCAGGGCAGCCGGAAGCTGTTATAA